In a single window of the Bacteroides acidifaciens genome:
- a CDS encoding heavy metal-binding domain-containing protein: protein MLVTTTPIIEGKRIVKYYGIVSGETIIGANVFRDLFASIRDIVGGRSGSYEEVLRMAKDTALKEMQAQAAQLGANAVIGVDLDYETVGGSGSMLMVTANGTAVKIED from the coding sequence ATGTTAGTAACGACAACTCCCATTATTGAGGGAAAACGAATAGTGAAGTATTATGGAATCGTTTCCGGTGAGACAATCATAGGTGCCAACGTATTCCGTGACTTGTTTGCAAGTATCCGTGACATTGTAGGCGGACGTTCCGGTTCTTATGAAGAAGTGCTGCGTATGGCGAAGGATACCGCTTTGAAAGAAATGCAGGCACAAGCAGCCCAATTGGGAGCTAATGCTGTGATAGGTGTTGATTTGGACTACGAGACAGTAGGAGGTAGTGGCAGTATGTTGATGGTGACTGCCAACGGTACAGCCGTAAAGATTGAGGATTAA
- the infB gene encoding translation initiation factor IF-2, giving the protein MTIRLNKVTRDLNVGIATVVEFLQKKGHTVEANPNTKISEEQYAILVKEFSTDKNLRLESERFIQERQNKDRNKASVSIEGFEKQAEKPKSEDVIKTVVPEDSRPKFKPVGKIDLNNLSGRKTDKKVEKEPEQKKETVVERPVVERPAVEQEVKKEPEVKKEPEMKKEEVAAPAPAPVQAEPVVKQPEPAAQPKPAEVEKVEEVIKEEPKKVEAPVKAEEHKKEEKPVEAVATAEVVSEEKSTPKEDEVFKIRQPELGAKINVIGQIDLAALNQSTRPKKKSKEEKRREREEKDKIRQDQKKQMKEAIIKEIRRDDSKQMKGGVKESADAAAKKKRNRINKEKVDVNNVATSNFAAPRPNVQGKGGGNANGGQGGNNRGGNNQGGNNNNRRNNNNNNRDRFKKPVIKQEVSEEDVAKQVKETLARLTTKGKNKASKYRKEKREMVSSRMQELEDQEMADSKVLKLTEFVTANELATMMDVSVNQVIATCMSIGIMVSINQRLDAETINLVAEEFGFKTEYVSAEVAQAIVEEEDAPEDLQPRAPIVTVMGHVDHGKTSLLDYIRKANVIAGEAGGITQHIGAYNVKLEDGRRITFLDTPGHEAFTAMRARGAKVTDIAIIIVAADDNVMPQTKEAINHAMAAGVPIVFAINKVDKPTANPDKIKEELAAMNYLVEEWGGKYQSQDISAKKGMGVEDLLEKVLLEAEMLDLKANPNRNASGSIIESSLDKGRGYVATVLVSNGTLKVGDIVLAGTSYGRVKAMFNERNQRIKEAGPSEPALILGLNGAPAAGDTFHVVETDQEAREITNKREQLAREQGLRTQKILTLDELGRRIALGNFQELNIIVKGDVDGSVEALSDSLIKLSTEQIQVNVIHKGVGAISESDVSLAAASDAIIVGFQVRPSGAAGKMADQEGVDIRKYSVIYDAIEEVKAAMEGMLAPELKEQITATIEIREVFNITKVGLVAGAMVKTGKVKRSDKARLIRDGIVIFTGNINALKRFKDDVKEVGTNFECGISLVNCNDMKVGDMIETFEEIEVKQTL; this is encoded by the coding sequence ATGACGATAAGGTTAAACAAAGTTACAAGAGATTTGAACGTAGGAATCGCGACGGTAGTTGAGTTCCTGCAAAAGAAAGGGCATACCGTTGAGGCTAATCCTAATACCAAAATTAGTGAGGAGCAGTACGCTATACTCGTAAAAGAGTTTAGTACAGACAAGAACCTTAGACTTGAATCGGAGCGTTTCATTCAGGAACGTCAGAATAAGGATCGTAATAAGGCGTCGGTGTCGATTGAAGGCTTCGAAAAGCAGGCTGAAAAACCGAAGTCGGAAGATGTGATCAAGACAGTCGTACCTGAGGATTCACGTCCAAAGTTTAAACCTGTCGGAAAGATTGATTTAAATAACTTGAGCGGTCGTAAAACTGATAAAAAAGTAGAAAAAGAACCGGAACAGAAAAAAGAAACTGTAGTAGAACGTCCGGTAGTGGAACGCCCTGCCGTTGAACAGGAGGTGAAGAAAGAACCGGAGGTAAAGAAAGAACCCGAAATGAAGAAGGAAGAGGTGGCAGCACCTGCTCCGGCTCCAGTTCAGGCTGAACCTGTGGTGAAACAACCGGAACCTGCAGCACAACCCAAACCGGCGGAGGTTGAAAAAGTGGAAGAAGTGATTAAAGAAGAGCCGAAGAAGGTAGAAGCACCTGTGAAGGCCGAAGAACATAAAAAAGAAGAAAAGCCTGTGGAAGCAGTAGCAACGGCAGAAGTAGTTTCGGAAGAAAAAAGCACTCCCAAGGAAGACGAGGTATTTAAGATCCGTCAGCCGGAATTGGGCGCAAAGATTAATGTTATCGGTCAGATTGACCTTGCAGCATTGAATCAGTCTACTCGTCCTAAGAAAAAATCGAAGGAAGAGAAACGTCGCGAACGCGAAGAAAAAGATAAAATCCGTCAGGATCAGAAGAAACAGATGAAAGAAGCCATCATCAAGGAAATCCGCAGGGATGATTCTAAGCAGATGAAGGGTGGAGTAAAAGAGAGTGCGGATGCAGCCGCTAAGAAGAAGCGGAATCGTATCAACAAAGAGAAGGTGGACGTTAATAACGTGGCAACTTCCAACTTTGCGGCTCCGAGACCGAATGTGCAAGGTAAAGGTGGTGGCAACGCTAACGGTGGCCAGGGCGGTAATAATCGTGGTGGCAATAACCAAGGCGGAAACAATAACAATAGAAGAAATAACAACAACAATAACAGAGACCGCTTCAAGAAACCGGTTATCAAACAGGAAGTGAGCGAGGAAGACGTAGCTAAGCAGGTAAAAGAAACTCTTGCACGTCTGACAACCAAGGGTAAGAACAAGGCTTCCAAATATCGTAAGGAAAAACGTGAAATGGTTTCCAGCCGTATGCAGGAACTGGAAGATCAGGAAATGGCAGACAGCAAGGTATTGAAGCTGACCGAATTCGTAACGGCTAATGAGTTGGCTACGATGATGGACGTTTCTGTCAACCAGGTTATCGCTACTTGCATGAGCATCGGTATCATGGTTTCTATCAACCAGCGTCTGGATGCGGAAACAATCAATCTGGTGGCCGAAGAATTCGGGTTCAAGACCGAATATGTAAGTGCGGAAGTGGCACAAGCCATCGTTGAAGAGGAAGATGCTCCGGAAGATTTGCAACCGCGCGCTCCGATTGTTACGGTGATGGGACACGTTGACCACGGTAAGACATCTTTACTCGACTATATCCGTAAGGCGAATGTAATTGCCGGTGAGGCCGGAGGTATTACACAGCATATCGGTGCGTACAATGTGAAGTTGGAAGACGGACGCCGTATCACATTCCTCGATACTCCGGGTCATGAGGCGTTTACAGCCATGCGTGCCCGTGGTGCGAAAGTAACGGATATCGCCATCATTATTGTGGCTGCCGATGACAACGTGATGCCGCAGACGAAGGAAGCAATCAACCATGCGATGGCAGCAGGCGTACCTATTGTATTCGCTATCAATAAGGTAGATAAGCCGACTGCAAATCCGGATAAGATTAAAGAAGAACTGGCTGCGATGAATTACCTTGTTGAAGAATGGGGTGGTAAGTATCAGTCACAAGATATCTCAGCCAAGAAAGGTATGGGTGTAGAAGACCTGTTGGAGAAGGTATTGTTGGAAGCCGAAATGCTTGACTTGAAGGCAAACCCGAATCGTAACGCTTCGGGTTCCATCATCGAATCTTCACTGGACAAGGGACGTGGATATGTAGCTACCGTGCTGGTATCTAACGGTACTTTGAAGGTAGGAGACATCGTCTTGGCGGGAACAAGCTACGGACGTGTGAAGGCTATGTTCAACGAGCGTAACCAACGCATCAAGGAGGCAGGTCCTTCCGAACCGGCATTGATTCTGGGACTGAACGGCGCTCCTGCTGCCGGTGACACGTTCCATGTAGTAGAAACAGACCAGGAGGCTCGTGAAATCACCAACAAACGTGAACAGTTGGCTCGTGAACAGGGCTTGCGTACACAGAAGATTCTTACTTTGGATGAGTTGGGACGTCGTATCGCTTTGGGTAACTTCCAGGAATTGAACATCATCGTTAAGGGTGACGTGGACGGTTCTGTCGAAGCATTGAGCGACTCGTTGATTAAGTTGTCTACGGAACAAATCCAGGTAAATGTTATCCATAAGGGTGTAGGAGCAATTTCCGAATCGGATGTTTCTCTGGCTGCCGCTTCGGATGCGATTATCGTCGGATTCCAGGTACGTCCTTCGGGAGCTGCCGGCAAGATGGCTGATCAGGAAGGTGTCGATATCCGCAAGTACTCTGTCATCTACGATGCAATCGAAGAGGTGAAGGCTGCTATGGAAGGTATGTTGGCTCCGGAGTTGAAGGAACAGATTACCGCAACGATCGAAATCCGCGAGGTGTTCAACATCACGAAGGTGGGTCTTGTAGCCGGTGCAATGGTGAAGACAGGAAAGGTGAAACGCAGCGACAAGGCTCGTTTGATTCGCGATGGTATCGTTATCTTTACCGGAAACATCAATGCATTGAAACGTTTCAAGGACGACGTGAAGGAAGTAGGTACAAACTTCGAGTGCGGTATCAGTCTGGTGAACTGCAATGACATGAAGGTAGGCGACATGATTGAGACATTCGAAGAAATTGAAGTGAAACAGACACTGTAA
- the sufC gene encoding Fe-S cluster assembly ATPase SufC, protein MLEIKDLHASINGKEILKGINLTVKPGEVHAIMGPNGSGKSTLSSVLVGNPAFEVTKGSVTFYGKNLLELSPEDRSHEGIFLSFQYPVEIPGVSMVNFMRAAVNEQRKYKGLPALTASEFLKLMREKRAVVELDNKLANRSVNEGFSGGEKKRNEIFQMAMLEPRLSILDETDSGLDIDALRIVAEGVNKLKTPDTSTIVITHYQRLLDYIKPDIVHVLYKGRIVKTAGPELALELEEKGYDWIKKEVGE, encoded by the coding sequence ATGTTAGAAATAAAAGACCTGCATGCCAGCATTAATGGCAAAGAGATATTGAAAGGCATCAACCTGACGGTGAAGCCCGGCGAAGTACATGCAATTATGGGGCCGAACGGTTCCGGTAAGAGTACGCTTTCTTCCGTCTTGGTAGGGAATCCTGCTTTTGAGGTAACGAAAGGTTCGGTCACTTTTTATGGAAAGAATCTGTTGGAATTGAGTCCCGAAGACCGTAGCCACGAAGGTATTTTCCTTAGTTTCCAGTATCCGGTAGAGATTCCGGGCGTAAGTATGGTCAACTTTATGCGTGCTGCTGTGAACGAGCAACGCAAATATAAAGGTCTGCCCGCGCTCACTGCCAGCGAATTCCTGAAACTGATGCGTGAGAAACGTGCGGTTGTTGAGCTGGATAACAAATTGGCTAACCGTTCGGTAAACGAAGGATTCTCCGGTGGTGAAAAAAAACGGAACGAGATTTTCCAGATGGCAATGCTCGAACCGCGTCTGAGTATTCTTGACGAAACAGACTCCGGTCTGGATATTGACGCGCTTCGCATCGTGGCGGAAGGGGTGAACAAACTAAAGACTCCCGATACAAGCACGATTGTCATCACTCACTACCAACGTCTGCTCGACTATATCAAACCGGATATCGTACATGTACTTTATAAAGGCCGTATCGTGAAAACTGCGGGTCCTGAACTTGCCCTGGAACTGGAAGAGAAAGGATATGATTGGATTAAGAAAGAAGTAGGAGAATAA
- a CDS encoding CvpA family protein, whose translation MATIDIIILIIVGAGAIVGFMKGFIRQLASILGLIVGLMAAKALYASLAAKLCPTVTDSMTVAQVLAFIMIWIAVPLIFVLVASLLTRAMKAISLNWLNRWLGSGLGALKFLLLTSVVIGAIEFIDGDNKLISATKKEESLLYYPMETFSGIFFPVAKNMTQQYILENKDATRRTQ comes from the coding sequence ATGGCAACGATTGATATCATCATCCTTATTATAGTAGGTGCGGGGGCGATAGTAGGCTTTATGAAAGGCTTCATTCGCCAGTTGGCTTCCATTCTGGGGTTGATAGTCGGCCTGATGGCAGCGAAAGCTTTGTATGCTTCTTTGGCAGCGAAACTTTGCCCGACAGTGACCGATTCGATGACAGTTGCGCAGGTACTGGCTTTTATTATGATTTGGATTGCCGTACCGTTGATTTTTGTACTGGTTGCTTCATTGCTGACAAGGGCAATGAAAGCAATTTCGCTGAACTGGCTGAACCGTTGGTTGGGAAGCGGGCTTGGGGCACTCAAATTCCTCTTGTTAACAAGTGTGGTGATTGGTGCGATAGAGTTTATAGATGGCGATAATAAGTTAATTAGTGCAACAAAAAAGGAGGAATCTTTGTTATATTATCCGATGGAAACGTTTTCGGGGATATTTTTCCCTGTGGCGAAGAATATGACGCAACAATATATATTAGAGAATAAAGATGCAACAAGAAGAACCCAATAA
- a CDS encoding aminotransferase class V-fold PLP-dependent enzyme, translating to MDIQKIREDFPILSRTVYGKPLVYFDNGATTQKPRLVVDALVDEYYSVNANVHRGVHYLSQQATELHEASRETVRRFINANSTSEVVFTRGTTESINLLVSSFGDEFMEEGDEVILSVMEHHSNIVPWQLLAARKGIAIKVIPMNDKGELLLDEYEKLFSERTKIVSVVQVSNVLGTVNPVKEMIATAHAHGVPCLVDAAQSIPHMKVDVQDLDADFLVFSAHKVYGPTGVGVLYGKEEWLDRLPPYQGGGEMIQHVSFEKTTFNELPFKFEAGTPDYIGTTGLAKALDYVNGIGIEQIAKHEHELTTYALQRLREIPDMRIFGEAADRGAVISFLVGNIHHFDLGTLLDRLGIAVRTGHHCAQPLMQRLGIEGTVRASFAMYNTKSEVDALVSGIERVSRMF from the coding sequence GTGGATATTCAAAAGATACGTGAGGATTTTCCGATATTGAGCCGTACGGTTTATGGCAAGCCTTTGGTTTATTTCGACAACGGTGCGACGACGCAGAAACCCCGCCTGGTAGTCGATGCATTGGTAGACGAGTATTATTCCGTGAATGCCAATGTGCATCGTGGTGTACATTACCTCTCCCAGCAGGCAACGGAACTGCATGAGGCTTCCCGCGAAACGGTGCGCCGGTTTATCAATGCCAATAGCACGAGTGAAGTCGTATTCACCCGGGGAACGACGGAGAGCATCAACCTGCTCGTCTCCAGCTTTGGCGACGAGTTTATGGAAGAGGGCGATGAAGTCATCCTCTCGGTGATGGAGCACCACAGTAATATCGTCCCCTGGCAACTGCTGGCAGCCCGCAAAGGAATTGCAATCAAAGTGATTCCGATGAATGACAAAGGCGAACTGTTGTTGGACGAATACGAGAAACTCTTCTCGGAACGCACGAAGATTGTCAGTGTAGTCCAGGTTTCCAATGTCTTGGGTACAGTAAATCCCGTGAAGGAAATGATTGCGACAGCCCACGCCCACGGTGTACCTTGCCTGGTTGATGCCGCCCAGTCCATTCCTCACATGAAAGTGGACGTACAGGACTTGGATGCCGACTTCTTGGTATTCTCGGCTCATAAGGTATATGGACCGACCGGTGTCGGCGTACTTTATGGAAAGGAAGAGTGGCTGGACCGCCTGCCACCTTATCAGGGTGGCGGTGAGATGATTCAACATGTCTCTTTTGAGAAAACGACCTTCAATGAACTGCCTTTCAAGTTTGAAGCCGGTACGCCCGATTATATAGGAACCACCGGATTGGCAAAAGCTCTCGACTACGTGAATGGTATCGGTATCGAGCAAATCGCGAAGCACGAACACGAACTGACCACCTATGCCCTGCAACGCCTGAGGGAAATACCTGATATGCGTATATTCGGTGAAGCCGCCGACAGGGGAGCGGTTATCTCTTTCCTGGTAGGCAATATCCATCATTTCGACTTGGGTACTCTGCTCGACCGTTTAGGAATTGCCGTCCGTACGGGGCATCATTGTGCGCAGCCCTTGATGCAACGGCTAGGCATTGAAGGAACTGTCAGGGCCTCATTCGCCATGTATAATACGAAATCGGAAGTTGATGCATTAGTGTCGGGAATCGAACGCGTCAGCCGTATGTTTTAA
- the sufD gene encoding Fe-S cluster assembly protein SufD, producing MIVEQQYIELFSQTEAMICKHSAEVLNAPRAAAFADFERIGFPTRKMEKYKYTDVSKYFEPDFGLNLNRLPIPVNPYEVFKCDVPNMSTALYFVVNDAFYNKALPKVHLPEGVIFGSLKEVAEQHPDLVKKYYGKLADTSKDGVTAFNTTFAQDGVIFYVPKNVIVEKPVQLVNILRADVNFMVNRRVLIILEDGAQARLLICDHAMDNVNFLATQVIEVFAGENTVFDMYELEETHTSTVRISNLYVKQEANSNVLLNGMTLHNGTTRNTTEVLLAGEGAEINLCGMAIADKNQHVDNNTSIDHAVPNCTSNELFKYVLDDQSVGAFAGLVLVRPDAQHTNSQQTNRNLCATRDARMYTQPQLEIYADDVKCSHGATVGQLDENALFYMRSRGIDEKEARLLLMFAFVNEVIDTIRMDVLKDRLHLLVEKRFRGELNRCQGCAICK from the coding sequence ATGATAGTTGAACAACAATATATCGAACTTTTCTCACAGACGGAAGCTATGATTTGCAAGCATAGTGCTGAAGTGCTGAACGCTCCTCGCGCTGCTGCCTTTGCCGATTTTGAGCGAATCGGATTCCCGACCCGTAAGATGGAAAAGTATAAATATACGGATGTGAGCAAGTATTTCGAGCCGGACTTCGGCTTGAACCTGAACCGCCTGCCTATTCCGGTCAACCCGTATGAAGTGTTTAAGTGTGACGTTCCGAATATGAGCACGGCTCTTTATTTTGTGGTCAACGACGCATTTTATAATAAGGCACTTCCTAAAGTCCATTTGCCGGAAGGCGTTATCTTCGGCAGTTTGAAAGAGGTGGCCGAACAGCACCCGGACCTGGTGAAGAAATATTACGGCAAACTAGCGGACACGTCCAAAGATGGCGTGACGGCTTTCAATACGACTTTTGCACAAGATGGCGTTATCTTCTATGTGCCGAAGAATGTAATCGTGGAGAAGCCCGTCCAATTAGTGAATATCCTGCGTGCGGACGTTAACTTTATGGTCAACCGCCGCGTGCTGATTATTCTGGAAGACGGTGCGCAAGCCCGTCTGCTGATTTGCGACCATGCGATGGACAATGTGAATTTCCTTGCCACGCAAGTGATTGAAGTTTTTGCCGGAGAAAATACGGTATTTGATATGTATGAGTTGGAAGAAACACATACAAGCACCGTCCGCATCAGCAACCTGTATGTGAAACAGGAAGCCAACAGCAACGTCCTTCTGAATGGCATGACTTTGCACAATGGTACCACCCGCAATACTACCGAAGTCCTGCTGGCAGGCGAGGGCGCTGAAATAAACCTTTGCGGTATGGCGATTGCTGACAAAAACCAGCATGTTGACAATAATACAAGCATCGACCATGCCGTTCCGAATTGCACCAGCAACGAGCTGTTCAAATACGTGCTCGATGACCAGTCGGTAGGCGCGTTTGCCGGACTAGTATTGGTGCGTCCTGACGCCCAGCATACAAACTCCCAACAGACCAACCGGAATCTTTGTGCTACGCGCGATGCCCGTATGTACACGCAACCCCAGTTGGAAATCTATGCCGATGACGTGAAATGTTCGCACGGGGCAACGGTAGGGCAACTCGACGAGAATGCATTGTTTTATATGCGTTCGCGTGGAATCGACGAGAAAGAAGCACGTCTGCTTCTGATGTTTGCATTTGTCAATGAAGTGATTGATACGATTCGTATGGATGTGTTGAAAGACCGTCTGCACTTATTGGTAGAGAAGCGTTTCCGTGGCGAGTTGAACAGATGCCAGGGATGCGCGATTTGTAAATGA
- the sufB gene encoding Fe-S cluster assembly protein SufB: MQQEEPNKYVKELTQEKYKYGFTTEVHTDVIERGLNEDVIRLISSKKNEPEWLLEFRLKAYRHWLTLEMPTWAHLRIPEIDYQAISYYADPTKKKEGPKSMEEVDPELIKTFNKLGIPLEEQMALSGMAVDAVMDSVSVKTTFKETLMEKGIIFCSFSEAVREHPDLVKKYMGSVVGYRDNFFAALNSAVFSDGSFVYIPKGVRCPMELSTYFRINARNTGQFERTLIVADDDSYVSYLEGCTAPMRDENQLHAAIVEIVVHDRAEVKYSTVQNWYPGDAEGKGGVYNFVTKRGNCKGVDSKLSWTQVETGSAITWKYPSCILTGDNSTAEFYSVAVTNNYQQADTGTKMIHLGKNTRSTIVSKGISAGHSENSYRGLVRVAEKANNARNYSQCDSLLLGDKCGAHTFPYMDIHNETAVVEHEATTSKINEDQIFYCNQRGIPTEDAIGLIVNGYAKEVLNKLPMEFAVEAQKLLAISLEGSVG; this comes from the coding sequence ATGCAACAAGAAGAACCCAATAAATATGTAAAGGAACTGACGCAGGAGAAGTACAAATATGGCTTCACCACAGAGGTACATACAGACGTCATTGAGCGTGGACTCAATGAAGATGTGATTCGTTTGATTTCATCGAAAAAGAACGAACCGGAATGGTTGCTGGAGTTCCGCCTGAAGGCGTACCGCCATTGGCTGACGCTGGAGATGCCTACCTGGGCACATCTCCGTATTCCTGAGATTGATTATCAGGCAATTTCCTACTATGCCGACCCGACAAAGAAAAAAGAAGGGCCGAAGAGCATGGAAGAAGTAGACCCTGAGTTGATAAAAACATTTAATAAGTTGGGAATCCCTTTGGAAGAACAGATGGCTCTTAGCGGAATGGCGGTGGATGCTGTGATGGACTCCGTTTCCGTAAAGACCACTTTCAAGGAGACACTGATGGAGAAGGGGATTATTTTCTGCTCGTTCAGCGAAGCAGTGCGGGAACATCCGGATTTGGTGAAGAAATACATGGGGTCGGTAGTAGGCTACCGCGATAATTTCTTTGCTGCGTTGAACTCAGCTGTGTTCTCGGACGGTTCTTTCGTATATATCCCGAAGGGTGTGCGCTGTCCGATGGAGCTTTCTACCTATTTCCGTATCAATGCCCGCAACACGGGACAGTTTGAACGTACGTTGATTGTGGCGGATGATGACTCTTACGTTTCTTACCTGGAAGGTTGTACGGCACCGATGCGTGATGAAAACCAGTTGCATGCCGCTATTGTGGAGATTGTCGTGCACGACCGTGCCGAGGTGAAATACAGCACTGTCCAGAACTGGTATCCGGGTGATGCCGAGGGCAAGGGCGGTGTATATAACTTCGTGACGAAACGTGGCAACTGTAAAGGGGTAGACAGCAAACTGTCCTGGACGCAGGTGGAAACCGGTTCGGCAATTACTTGGAAATATCCTTCCTGCATCCTGACAGGTGATAATTCGACAGCTGAATTCTATTCCGTAGCTGTGACAAACAACTACCAGCAGGCGGATACTGGTACGAAGATGATTCATTTGGGCAAGAATACCCGCAGTACGATTGTAAGTAAGGGAATCTCTGCCGGACATAGCGAGAACTCCTATCGTGGGCTGGTACGTGTAGCGGAAAAAGCGAATAATGCCCGCAATTACAGCCAGTGTGACTCTTTGTTGTTGGGAGACAAGTGCGGTGCGCACACCTTCCCCTATATGGATATTCACAATGAAACGGCGGTAGTGGAGCATGAAGCTACAACGAGCAAGATCAACGAAGATCAGATTTTCTATTGCAACCAGCGCGGTATTCCCACAGAGGATGCCATCGGACTGATTGTGAACGGATATGCGAAAGAAGTATTGAATAAACTTCCGATGGAATTTGCGGTAGAAGCACAGAAACTGCTTGCCATTTCGTTGGAAGGAAGCGTAGGATAA